In one Streptomyces sp. T12 genomic region, the following are encoded:
- a CDS encoding NAD(P)/FAD-dependent oxidoreductase: MLEPAYQADVVIVGAGVAGLSAAHRLTSAGVTTAVLEAAPYPGGRMSTEKIDGFRLDRIGQLLSTAYPDLRLTPSLDTLALRPFAPGVLLHSDGRRHRAGAWARPMSARRTRGALHAVRALASAPRAASVRGVPGQTSLPRVRASAPLGTAVDQARLGAALARLAASPVERLLARPELPAAQALAARGVPARTIDGFLRPLLAALLCDPELTTSSRCADLALRTFMSGRLCVPEGGAEALPELLARTLPPGTVHTGVRVTSVATTSVTTAEHGEIRCRAVLLATDARTAAELLPGLRVPDFHPVTVVHHTTDEPPTTGASLLLDADRGGPVAHTAVISQVDPSRAPAGRALVSSTVLGTPPPDIDTAVRMHLARLYGTSTARWETLAVHHTPEAVPAMRPPHDLRRPVRLLAGLYVCGDHRDTSTVQGALHSAHRAATAILADLGAAGSLHRAEPLRAAA; the protein is encoded by the coding sequence GTGCTTGAGCCCGCGTACCAGGCGGACGTCGTCATCGTGGGAGCCGGGGTCGCCGGACTCTCCGCGGCGCATCGACTGACCAGCGCAGGAGTAACGACCGCGGTCCTGGAGGCCGCCCCTTACCCGGGCGGCCGAATGTCGACCGAGAAGATCGACGGGTTCCGGCTCGACCGGATCGGCCAGCTCCTCTCGACGGCATATCCCGACCTACGTCTGACTCCGTCGCTCGACACGCTCGCGCTGCGCCCCTTCGCGCCGGGCGTACTGCTGCACAGCGACGGCCGCCGGCACCGCGCGGGCGCGTGGGCGAGGCCGATGAGCGCCAGGCGCACGAGGGGCGCACTGCATGCGGTGCGCGCTCTGGCGAGCGCCCCTCGGGCGGCGTCCGTGCGGGGTGTTCCGGGCCAGACGTCCCTGCCGAGGGTGCGTGCGAGTGCCCCCCTGGGAACCGCCGTCGACCAGGCCCGACTGGGTGCCGCGCTGGCCCGCCTCGCCGCCTCGCCTGTCGAACGGCTGCTGGCCCGCCCCGAGTTGCCGGCCGCGCAGGCCCTCGCGGCGCGGGGCGTCCCCGCGCGGACCATCGACGGCTTCCTGCGTCCGCTGCTCGCCGCGCTGCTGTGCGACCCGGAGCTGACGACGTCCAGCCGGTGTGCGGATCTCGCGCTGCGGACCTTCATGAGCGGGCGTCTGTGCGTGCCCGAGGGCGGCGCCGAGGCGCTGCCGGAGCTGCTCGCGCGGACGTTGCCGCCGGGCACCGTGCACACCGGCGTGCGGGTCACCTCGGTCGCCACGACGTCGGTGACGACCGCGGAGCACGGCGAGATACGGTGCCGGGCCGTGCTGCTGGCGACGGACGCGCGGACCGCCGCCGAGCTGCTGCCGGGCCTGCGCGTACCGGACTTCCACCCCGTGACGGTCGTCCACCACACCACCGACGAACCGCCGACGACCGGCGCCTCGCTCCTGCTCGACGCCGACCGGGGCGGCCCGGTCGCGCACACCGCGGTGATCAGTCAGGTCGACCCGAGCCGCGCGCCGGCGGGCCGGGCACTCGTCTCGTCGACGGTCCTGGGCACACCGCCGCCCGACATCGACACAGCAGTACGGATGCACCTGGCCCGCCTCTACGGCACGTCCACGGCACGCTGGGAGACCCTCGCCGTGCACCACACCCCCGAGGCCGTCCCGGCGATGCGCCCACCCCACGACCTGCGCCGCCCTGTGCGCCTCCTGGCGGGCCTGTACGTGTGCGGCGACCACCGCGACACCAGCACGGTCCAGGGCGCCCTCCACTCCGCCCACCGCGCCGCCACGGCGATCCTGGCGGACCTGGGCGCGGCGGGCTCGCTGCACCGGGCGGAGCCGTTGAGGGCGGCGGCATAG
- a CDS encoding regulator: MTERPAQRTPNRQLAALIAEAGFSNAGLARRVDQLGLEHGLDLRYDKTSVTRWLRGQQPRGTTPALIAEVFTRRLGRRLSAQDLGLDACAPVYAGLEFAATPEEAVDIVSGLWRKDSGSHAELRKIAFTPAGLVVPSRDWLIGRADEKVARGEPIARIPAQGRPGAVPRQRSQGERGPGQKVTGGDIAALRSVGELFRSLDDMYGGGHARQALVRYLEHECEPMLRGTYGEQTGRKLFAAAADLTRLAGWTSYDIAAHGLAQRYFVQSLRLAQAAGDRAYGSYVLVTMSRQAVYLGHGREAVQLARVAQQGVGTSAPPVVQALLHGCEARGHGVLGEVRACTASLVRAERALEAARPGDDVPHWARFFDEAQLADEFGHCHRDLQQFRAAAQHAERSLQLRAPAFARSRLFCRVVLASARLGLGELDQACALGAEAACAAAEMRSVRAIEYVKDFERRLEPYRDAAPVRGYRDKVAALG; encoded by the coding sequence GAACACGGGCTTGATCTGAGATACGACAAGACATCGGTCACACGCTGGCTGCGCGGGCAGCAGCCGCGCGGTACGACCCCCGCCCTCATCGCCGAGGTCTTCACCCGCCGCCTCGGCCGCCGGCTCTCCGCCCAGGACCTCGGCCTCGACGCCTGCGCGCCCGTGTACGCGGGGCTGGAGTTCGCCGCCACCCCGGAAGAGGCCGTCGACATCGTCAGCGGCCTGTGGCGCAAGGACTCCGGCAGTCATGCCGAACTCCGCAAGATCGCCTTCACCCCGGCCGGCCTGGTCGTGCCCAGCCGGGACTGGCTGATCGGCCGCGCCGACGAGAAGGTGGCCCGCGGCGAGCCGATCGCCCGCATCCCGGCCCAGGGCCGTCCAGGGGCCGTACCCCGCCAACGCAGCCAGGGGGAGCGCGGTCCCGGTCAGAAGGTCACCGGCGGCGACATCGCCGCGCTGCGGTCGGTCGGCGAGCTGTTCCGCTCGCTCGACGACATGTACGGCGGCGGCCACGCCCGGCAGGCGCTCGTGCGCTACTTGGAGCACGAGTGCGAGCCGATGCTGCGCGGCACCTACGGCGAGCAGACCGGCCGCAAGCTGTTCGCCGCCGCCGCGGACCTCACGAGGCTCGCGGGCTGGACGTCGTACGACATCGCGGCGCACGGGCTCGCCCAGCGCTACTTCGTGCAGTCGCTGCGCCTCGCGCAGGCGGCCGGCGACCGGGCGTACGGCTCCTACGTCCTGGTCACCATGAGCCGCCAGGCCGTCTACCTCGGGCACGGCCGTGAGGCCGTCCAGCTCGCGCGCGTGGCGCAGCAGGGCGTGGGGACCAGCGCACCGCCGGTCGTCCAAGCCCTGCTGCACGGGTGCGAGGCGCGCGGGCACGGCGTACTGGGCGAGGTGCGCGCCTGCACGGCCTCCCTGGTGCGGGCCGAACGCGCCCTCGAAGCGGCTCGCCCCGGCGATGACGTGCCGCACTGGGCGCGGTTCTTCGACGAGGCACAGCTCGCCGACGAGTTCGGGCACTGCCACCGGGACCTGCAACAGTTCCGCGCGGCGGCCCAGCATGCGGAGCGGTCGCTGCAGCTGCGTGCGCCCGCGTTTGCCCGCAGCCGCCTCTTCTGCCGCGTCGTCCTTGCCTCCGCCCGGTTGGGGCTCGGTGAGCTCGATCAGGCCTGTGCGCTGGGGGCGGAGGCCGCGTGTGCTGCCGCGGAGATGCGGTCCGTGAGGGCGATCGAGTACGTCAAGGACTTTGAGCGGAGGTTGGAGCCGTACCGGGATGCTGCGCCGGTGCGGGGGTATCGCGACAAGGTGGCGGCGTTGGGGTAG